A stretch of Geomonas oryzisoli DNA encodes these proteins:
- the hemW gene encoding radical SAM family heme chaperone HemW, producing the protein MQAGLYIHFPFCLKKCLYCDFNSTAWSGDELSGYVELLLREMELRQAALPEPVQAPTLYFGGGTPSLMAPELVGRLIEQAALRFGLEQGAEVTLEANPGTLTPERLAGYRAAGVNRLSLGIQSFEERLLQRLGRVHTVPQALTAFEQARRAGFDNISIDLMHSLPGQSLEEWRAALGQGIDLAPEHVSAYALSIEEGTPFERLYDRGELALPGEEEAARMFETTTELLTGAGYVHYEISNFGRPGRFSRHNQSYWSRLSYLGFGSGAHSFWNPDGIGRRWSNAADLDDYRAAIAAGLLPEREPVQLTPDDAVAESFFLGLRVLTGLELAPLKAAFGEEALADRLAQVDELLRAGLLVAEGGRIRLADSSVIIANSIFSRFL; encoded by the coding sequence ATGCAAGCCGGTCTATATATACACTTCCCTTTCTGCCTCAAGAAATGCCTGTACTGCGACTTCAACTCGACCGCCTGGTCGGGCGACGAGCTGTCCGGCTACGTGGAGCTGCTGCTGCGCGAGATGGAGCTGCGCCAGGCGGCGCTCCCCGAGCCGGTGCAGGCCCCGACGCTCTACTTCGGCGGCGGCACGCCGTCGCTCATGGCACCGGAGCTGGTGGGGCGCCTCATCGAGCAGGCGGCGCTTCGCTTCGGTCTGGAACAGGGAGCGGAGGTGACCCTGGAGGCGAACCCCGGGACGCTGACCCCGGAGCGGCTCGCCGGCTACCGGGCCGCTGGGGTGAACCGCCTGTCGCTGGGGATCCAGTCCTTCGAGGAGCGCCTGCTGCAAAGGCTCGGGCGGGTGCACACCGTGCCCCAGGCACTCACGGCGTTCGAACAGGCGCGCCGGGCTGGCTTCGACAACATCAGCATCGACCTGATGCACTCCCTCCCCGGGCAGTCCCTGGAAGAGTGGCGTGCCGCGCTCGGCCAGGGGATAGACCTCGCCCCCGAACATGTCTCCGCCTACGCGCTCTCCATCGAGGAGGGAACCCCCTTCGAAAGACTGTACGACCGGGGTGAGCTGGCCCTCCCCGGAGAGGAGGAGGCGGCCCGGATGTTCGAAACCACCACCGAACTCCTCACCGGCGCCGGCTATGTTCATTACGAGATCTCCAACTTCGGCCGACCCGGCCGCTTTTCCCGCCACAACCAATCCTACTGGAGCCGGCTAAGCTACCTCGGTTTCGGCTCCGGTGCGCATTCCTTCTGGAATCCCGACGGAATCGGGCGCCGCTGGAGTAACGCCGCCGACCTCGACGACTACCGTGCCGCCATTGCCGCCGGACTCCTTCCGGAGCGGGAGCCGGTGCAGCTCACCCCGGATGACGCCGTGGCCGAGAGCTTCTTCCTGGGGCTTCGGGTGTTGACCGGGCTCGAGCTCGCGCCCCTCAAGGCCGCATTCGGCGAGGAGGCGCTGGCCGACCGGCTGGCTCAGGTGGACGAGCTGTTGCGGGCGGGCCTCCTGGTCGCAGAGGGGGGGCGCATCCGTCTCGCCGACAGCTCGGTGATCATCGCCAACAGCATCTTCTCCCGCTTTCTGTAA
- a CDS encoding carbon-nitrogen family hydrolase, with protein sequence MQKSIKAAALQFNIALGDIDKNLAYVTEKLRRLAADGVELAVLPEMWSCAFDYRQLNQLALQTPALVERILTLSGKLGMTIIGSLPEPHGEKVYNTAYVADRGKLAGSYRKMHLFGLMHEDRHLDRGDAVCLVDTSVGKIGVMICYDIRFPELARRLAVDGADIIAISGEWPKPREEHWRTLIRARAIENQLFVVATNTCGIIGKLDFFGSSLIINPKGELLAEGGYENCEPTAILDPEEITSWRSSINCFQDRRPECY encoded by the coding sequence ATGCAGAAGAGCATCAAGGCCGCCGCGCTGCAGTTCAACATAGCGCTGGGGGACATCGACAAGAACCTGGCATACGTAACGGAGAAACTGCGCCGGCTCGCCGCCGATGGGGTGGAGCTCGCGGTACTGCCGGAGATGTGGAGCTGCGCTTTCGACTACCGCCAGCTGAACCAGCTGGCCCTGCAGACCCCGGCACTGGTGGAGCGCATCCTGACCCTTTCCGGGAAGCTCGGTATGACCATCATCGGGAGCCTGCCGGAACCGCACGGCGAGAAGGTCTACAACACCGCCTACGTCGCCGACCGTGGCAAGCTGGCCGGGAGCTACCGGAAGATGCACCTCTTCGGCCTCATGCACGAGGACCGGCACCTGGACCGCGGCGACGCCGTCTGCCTGGTCGACACCAGCGTCGGCAAGATCGGGGTCATGATCTGCTACGACATCCGGTTCCCTGAGCTCGCGCGCAGGCTTGCTGTGGACGGCGCAGACATCATCGCCATCAGCGGCGAGTGGCCCAAGCCGCGCGAGGAGCACTGGCGCACCCTGATACGCGCCCGCGCCATCGAAAACCAGCTTTTCGTGGTCGCCACCAACACCTGCGGCATAATCGGCAAGCTCGATTTCTTCGGCTCCTCTCTCATCATCAACCCGAAGGGGGAACTGCTGGCCGAAGGAGGCTACGAAAACTGCGAGCCGACCGCGATCCTCGATCCCGAAGAGATCACCTCCTGGCGCTCGAGTATCAACTGCTTCCAGGACAGACGGCCGGAGTGCTATTAA
- the tolQ gene encoding protein TolQ, with translation MGMLASTGLVVKLVLLLLLYFSVVSWGIIFYKLLQVYRANGASERFLEFFWKAKRFDAINSQLDRFEHSPLTVLFQEGYGELRKLQEKVEEKADPNIVSTDLGGVDNIARALRRATTIEITRLEKYLTFLATTGATAPFVGLFGTVWGIMTAFEKIGQSGSASLAVVAPGIAEALIATAIGLVAAIPAVMGYNHFQHKIKVLISEMDSFSTEFLNIVQRNFAGR, from the coding sequence GTGGGCATGCTTGCTTCGACCGGCCTGGTCGTAAAACTGGTACTTTTGCTGTTGCTCTATTTCTCGGTGGTTTCCTGGGGCATCATCTTCTACAAGCTGCTGCAGGTGTACCGCGCCAACGGCGCCTCCGAGCGCTTCCTCGAGTTCTTCTGGAAAGCCAAGCGCTTCGACGCCATCAACTCCCAGCTGGACCGCTTCGAGCACTCCCCCCTCACCGTCCTGTTCCAGGAAGGGTACGGGGAGCTCAGGAAACTGCAGGAGAAGGTCGAGGAAAAGGCTGACCCCAACATCGTCAGCACCGACTTGGGCGGCGTGGACAACATCGCCCGCGCCCTGCGCCGTGCTACCACCATAGAGATCACCAGGCTGGAAAAATACCTCACCTTCCTGGCCACCACCGGCGCCACCGCACCGTTCGTGGGCCTCTTCGGCACCGTCTGGGGCATCATGACCGCGTTCGAGAAGATCGGTCAGAGCGGTTCCGCATCGCTTGCGGTCGTAGCACCGGGCATTGCCGAGGCGCTCATCGCCACCGCGATCGGCCTGGTCGCCGCCATCCCGGCCGTCATGGGGTACAACCACTTCCAGCACAAGATCAAGGTACTCATCTCGGAGATGGACAGCTTCTCCACCGAATTCCTCAACATCGTTCAGCGTAACTTCGCGGGGAGATAA
- the tolR gene encoding protein TolR produces MEFGNRENGDRGTMSQINVTPLVDVMLVLLIIFMVTAPMMQQGVQVNLPKAETKSLAPKEDTLVVSVEQSGKTFINSTEVSGDQLKDKLTTMLAGREKREVFLKADQAVPYGDVVRVMAQIKGAGVERLGMVTESPQRR; encoded by the coding sequence ATGGAGTTCGGCAACAGGGAAAACGGCGATCGCGGCACCATGTCGCAGATAAACGTGACACCTCTGGTCGACGTCATGCTGGTGCTCTTGATCATCTTCATGGTCACCGCGCCGATGATGCAGCAGGGGGTCCAGGTCAACCTCCCCAAGGCGGAAACCAAGTCGCTGGCGCCCAAGGAGGACACCCTGGTGGTCTCCGTCGAGCAGTCCGGCAAGACTTTCATCAATTCGACCGAAGTATCGGGCGATCAATTAAAAGATAAACTGACCACCATGCTGGCCGGCCGCGAGAAACGCGAGGTGTTTCTCAAGGCGGACCAGGCAGTCCCCTACGGCGATGTAGTCCGGGTCATGGCCCAGATCAAGGGCGCCGGCGTGGAGCGCCTGGGCATGGTGACGGAGTCCCCGCAACGCCGATGA
- a CDS encoding energy transducer TonB encodes MKTALTRNYPGPGGMLALSLVCHLVVFLIIANWHFSPEFLRDETPVTYVDMVTLPVAAPQSGVPQAPAAAESKAPAAPAPVPPAPAKPAMALPTKPAAKTPPPKSQAKTEQQQKEAEDKAFSDRMAKLQQKAEDRRQAAVLDAMRNRGNARTGMPGATGNQAGSDYSSYLQSRLRDALKQVIATQTSAPQVIATITVSPDGRIECRVEKGSGDAFFDDSVQRAVALAGKTLVPPPNRSQYKRVFRFMPEGVK; translated from the coding sequence ATGAAAACCGCGTTAACGCGCAACTACCCGGGGCCGGGGGGGATGCTGGCGCTCTCCCTCGTCTGCCACCTGGTCGTGTTCCTGATCATCGCGAACTGGCACTTCTCCCCCGAGTTCCTTCGGGACGAAACCCCGGTGACCTACGTCGACATGGTGACGCTGCCGGTCGCCGCGCCGCAAAGCGGTGTGCCGCAGGCACCGGCTGCGGCCGAGAGCAAGGCTCCCGCCGCGCCGGCCCCAGTCCCCCCGGCGCCTGCCAAGCCGGCCATGGCACTGCCGACCAAGCCCGCAGCCAAGACGCCGCCTCCGAAATCCCAGGCCAAAACCGAACAGCAGCAAAAAGAGGCCGAGGACAAGGCCTTCAGCGATCGGATGGCCAAGCTGCAGCAAAAGGCCGAAGACCGGCGCCAGGCTGCGGTACTGGATGCGATGCGCAACAGAGGGAACGCCCGCACCGGGATGCCGGGAGCGACCGGCAACCAGGCGGGGAGCGACTACTCCTCGTACCTGCAGTCCCGGCTCAGGGACGCCCTCAAGCAGGTCATCGCCACCCAGACCAGCGCGCCGCAGGTGATCGCGACCATCACCGTCTCTCCCGACGGCCGCATCGAGTGTCGCGTGGAAAAGGGTTCCGGTGATGCCTTCTTCGACGACTCCGTACAACGGGCCGTGGCGCTCGCCGGCAAGACGCTGGTCCCCCCGCCCAACCGTTCGCAGTACAAACGCGTGTTCCGCTTCATGCCTGAAGGGGTGAAATAG
- the tolB gene encoding Tol-Pal system beta propeller repeat protein TolB — translation MTRILLLLLLLVLGPQSFAAESYLDVTAPTSGKMKLAIAPTTALSGAVPADVARDLPELFGFDLGIAGPFEIAPAEAGSALLLKSAYTVQGETAIIECRLVDQVLNREVIAKRYSGRVKDLRRMGHAFSDEVLRVLTGSKGPFTGKIAYVSKASGNKEIYIMDYDGHNPQRLTNNGSINLYPDFAPSGKELIYTSYKKGNPDLYRRELFTGQEARVSSRSGLNAMGVFSPDGNKIALVLSKDGNSEIYQMSRDGKDLVRLTNSHAIDVSPAWSPDGSRIAFVSDRLGKPQLFVMDASGGNLKRLTSNGAYNVTPRWSPKGDRIVYARKEGGFQIYAINPDGSGDTQLTSAGSNEHPRYSPDGRFIVFSSTRDGGEGLYLMRADGSGQIRISPDRAQNTHPTWSVNW, via the coding sequence ATGACAAGAATCCTCCTGTTACTGCTGCTACTGGTTCTGGGGCCGCAGAGCTTCGCGGCCGAGAGTTACCTCGACGTCACCGCCCCGACCTCCGGGAAGATGAAGCTCGCCATCGCACCCACGACCGCGCTCTCCGGTGCCGTTCCCGCCGACGTGGCGCGCGACCTCCCCGAGCTCTTCGGCTTCGACCTCGGCATCGCCGGTCCCTTCGAGATCGCCCCCGCCGAGGCCGGCAGCGCCCTTCTTCTGAAAAGCGCCTACACCGTCCAGGGCGAGACCGCCATCATCGAGTGCCGCCTGGTGGACCAGGTGCTCAACCGCGAGGTGATCGCCAAGCGCTACAGCGGCAGGGTGAAGGACCTGCGCCGCATGGGGCACGCCTTCTCGGACGAGGTGCTGCGCGTGCTGACCGGATCCAAGGGTCCCTTCACCGGCAAGATCGCCTACGTCTCCAAGGCCTCCGGCAACAAAGAAATCTACATCATGGACTACGACGGGCACAACCCGCAGCGGCTCACCAACAACGGCTCCATCAACCTCTACCCCGACTTCGCCCCTTCGGGCAAGGAGCTCATCTACACCTCCTACAAGAAGGGGAACCCGGACCTGTACCGCCGCGAGCTCTTCACCGGGCAGGAAGCGCGCGTCTCCTCCAGGAGCGGCCTGAACGCGATGGGGGTCTTCTCCCCCGACGGCAACAAGATCGCCCTCGTTCTCTCCAAGGACGGTAACTCCGAGATCTACCAGATGAGCCGGGACGGCAAGGACCTGGTGCGGCTCACCAACAGCCACGCCATCGACGTCTCGCCGGCCTGGTCGCCCGACGGCTCCCGTATCGCCTTCGTCTCCGACCGGCTGGGCAAGCCGCAGCTCTTCGTCATGGACGCCAGCGGCGGCAACCTCAAGCGTCTCACCAGCAACGGGGCCTACAACGTGACTCCGCGCTGGTCGCCCAAGGGGGACCGCATCGTCTACGCGCGCAAGGAAGGCGGTTTCCAGATCTACGCCATCAATCCGGACGGGTCCGGGGACACCCAGCTCACCAGCGCGGGGAGCAACGAGCATCCCCGCTATTCACCCGACGGCCGCTTCATCGTCTTCAGCTCGACGCGGGACGGCGGCGAAGGTCTGTACCTGATGCGGGCCGACGGCAGCGGCCAGATCAGGATCTCTCCGGACCGGGCGCAGAACACGCACCCGACCTGGTCGGTGAACTGGTGA
- the pal gene encoding peptidoglycan-associated lipoprotein Pal, which yields MRKRIAGCLVVLSLGALVAGGCAKKDLVKQEPAPAVTAPAPEVTKPAQEARPEAPKAPVTEQTPVREPVVAQEPVRETPKAAAGDLQGQLQKIYFNFDSSDLSEDSRNVLTRNAEYLSKQPSVKIRIEGNCDERGSDDYNMALGERRAKAAKDYLVNLGISSERISTISYGEEKPVDAGHDEAAWSKNRRDEFVVVK from the coding sequence ATGCGCAAGAGAATCGCCGGATGCCTCGTTGTTCTAAGTTTGGGAGCGCTGGTAGCGGGAGGGTGCGCCAAAAAGGACCTGGTGAAGCAGGAACCGGCCCCTGCGGTGACGGCGCCCGCCCCCGAAGTAACCAAACCGGCCCAGGAAGCCAGACCCGAAGCGCCCAAGGCGCCGGTCACCGAGCAGACCCCGGTGCGCGAGCCGGTGGTGGCGCAGGAACCGGTCCGCGAGACGCCCAAGGCTGCGGCGGGCGACCTGCAGGGACAGTTGCAGAAGATCTACTTCAACTTCGACTCTTCGGATCTCTCCGAGGACTCGCGCAACGTCCTGACCAGGAACGCGGAGTACCTGAGCAAGCAGCCGTCGGTCAAGATCCGCATCGAGGGGAACTGCGACGAGCGCGGCTCGGACGACTACAACATGGCTCTGGGTGAGAGAAGGGCCAAGGCCGCCAAGGACTACCTGGTGAACCTGGGCATCTCCTCCGAGCGCATCAGCACCATCAGCTACGGCGAAGAAAAGCCGGTCGACGCAGGCCACGACGAGGCCGCCTGGAGCAAGAACCGGCGCGACGAGTTCGTCGTCGTCAAGTGA
- the ybgF gene encoding tol-pal system protein YbgF: protein MRFTRGALGALVVLTFFGCASQGDLESVRRDNDEIKNRLFTLDRGLNEVRGEVKEGVEKSLAGYRQSLEALQADMAGYQKDMAAIRKGGADLQATLESARVDMQLLTGKVDDVRILAQKPADDIALLKEDLNKRLAALEARMTKLEKGIEEQQAKAQAALKSPEQLYQQGQDALKAGQGAKAREFFASFLVQYPKHNLAANAQYWIGESYYQEKNYEQAVLEFQEVIKNYPDKDKAPAAMLKQGMAFRELGDSKSAAYILKKLVDEHPKSEEAKIARDKFKIK, encoded by the coding sequence ATGAGGTTTACGAGGGGGGCGCTGGGAGCGCTGGTTGTGCTGACCTTTTTCGGCTGTGCCAGCCAGGGCGACCTGGAGTCTGTTCGCCGCGACAACGACGAGATCAAGAACCGTCTTTTCACGCTGGACCGGGGTCTGAACGAGGTCCGCGGCGAGGTGAAGGAAGGGGTGGAGAAGTCCCTGGCCGGTTACCGGCAGAGCCTTGAGGCGCTGCAGGCCGACATGGCGGGATACCAGAAGGACATGGCAGCCATCCGCAAGGGGGGCGCGGACCTGCAGGCGACCCTGGAGAGCGCCCGGGTGGACATGCAGCTTCTGACCGGCAAGGTGGATGACGTGCGCATCCTGGCGCAGAAACCGGCCGACGACATCGCCCTTTTGAAGGAAGACCTGAACAAGAGGCTGGCCGCGCTCGAGGCGCGCATGACCAAGCTGGAGAAGGGGATCGAGGAGCAGCAGGCGAAGGCGCAAGCCGCACTCAAGTCCCCCGAGCAGCTCTACCAGCAGGGGCAGGATGCCTTGAAGGCCGGACAGGGTGCCAAGGCACGTGAGTTCTTCGCGAGCTTCCTGGTGCAGTATCCCAAGCACAACCTGGCGGCCAACGCCCAGTACTGGATCGGCGAGAGCTACTACCAGGAGAAGAACTACGAGCAGGCGGTGCTGGAGTTCCAGGAAGTGATCAAGAACTACCCGGACAAGGACAAGGCTCCGGCCGCGATGCTGAAGCAGGGCATGGCCTTCAGGGAACTGGGTGACAGCAAGAGCGCCGCCTACATCCTGAAGAAGCTGGTGGACGAGCACCCCAAATCGGAAGAGGCGAAGATCGCCAGGGACAAGTTCAAGATCAAGTAG